One window from the genome of Leptolyngbya sp. 'hensonii' encodes:
- a CDS encoding 2TM domain-containing protein produces the protein MATFRSEEIQQILERAMARQQDTEFSEQQLQDMASELGISATALEAARQEWLQERKIVYQRQDVRTERQRKFQSHLASYVLVNTFLILLNLVTTPRYFWAIYPLLGWGLGLGFHASSVYLGREFMGPCHRSQDSIS, from the coding sequence ATGGCTACTTTTAGATCGGAAGAGATTCAGCAAATTCTGGAGCGGGCCATGGCTCGCCAGCAAGATACGGAGTTTTCGGAGCAGCAGTTGCAAGATATGGCATCGGAGCTGGGCATCTCGGCCACTGCTCTGGAAGCAGCACGGCAGGAATGGCTTCAGGAAAGGAAGATTGTATACCAGCGGCAGGATGTCAGGACAGAACGGCAACGCAAGTTCCAGTCTCACCTGGCTAGTTACGTCCTGGTTAATACCTTTCTGATCTTGCTGAATCTAGTGACGACACCCAGATACTTCTGGGCCATTTACCCGCTACTGGGCTGGGGACTGGGATTGGGCTTCCATGCCTCCAGCGTTTATTTGGGCCGAGAGTTTATGGGGCCATGCCATCGTTCCCAGGACTCTATTTCCTAA
- the psbB gene encoding photosystem II chlorophyll-binding protein CP47, which translates to MGLPWYRVHTVVLNDPGRLIAVHLMHTALVAGWAGSMALYELAIFDPSDPVLNPMWRQGMFVLPFMARLGVTESWGGWSITGETASNPGLWSFEGVAATHIILSGLLFLAAVWHWVFWDLELFRDPRTGEPALDLPKMFGIHLFLSGLLCFGFGAFHLTGLFGPGMWVSDPYGLTGSIQPVAPEWGPAGFNPFNPGGIVAHHIAAGVVGIIAGLFHLSVRPPERLYRALRMGNIETVLSSSIAAVFFAAFVVAGTMWYGNAATPIELFGPTRYQWDKGYFQQEIDRRVQTSLADGASLAEAYSAIPEKLAFYDYVGNSPAKGGLFRTGAMNNGDGIAQTWLGHPVFKDSEGRELFVRRLPNFFENFPVVLTDKDGIVRADIPFRRAESKYSFEQQGVTVSFYGGELNGKAFDDPATVKQYARKALLGEPFEFDTETLGSDGVFRTSPRGWFTFGHACFALLFFFGHIWHGSRTIFRDVFAGIDPDLSEEQVEFGVFQKLGDKTTRKEAV; encoded by the coding sequence ATGGGACTACCCTGGTATCGCGTACATACTGTCGTCCTGAATGACCCGGGTCGGCTGATTGCTGTACACCTGATGCATACTGCCCTGGTGGCAGGTTGGGCCGGTTCGATGGCTCTCTACGAACTGGCAATTTTTGACCCCAGTGATCCGGTTCTGAACCCGATGTGGCGCCAGGGCATGTTCGTTCTGCCCTTCATGGCTCGCCTCGGCGTAACCGAATCCTGGGGTGGTTGGAGCATTACAGGTGAGACTGCTAGCAACCCTGGCCTCTGGTCATTTGAGGGTGTGGCTGCTACTCACATCATCCTGTCCGGCTTACTCTTCCTGGCCGCTGTCTGGCACTGGGTCTTCTGGGATCTGGAACTATTCCGCGATCCCCGGACCGGTGAACCAGCCCTCGACTTGCCGAAGATGTTCGGTATTCATCTGTTCCTGTCTGGGTTACTCTGCTTCGGCTTTGGTGCTTTCCACCTGACGGGTCTATTTGGCCCCGGCATGTGGGTGTCTGATCCCTATGGTCTGACCGGCAGTATCCAGCCTGTCGCACCAGAGTGGGGTCCTGCCGGATTTAATCCCTTTAATCCAGGCGGCATTGTTGCCCACCACATCGCTGCTGGGGTTGTTGGGATTATTGCGGGTCTCTTCCATCTGTCAGTTCGTCCTCCGGAGCGTCTCTATCGAGCGCTGCGGATGGGGAATATTGAAACGGTTCTGTCCAGCAGTATTGCAGCCGTCTTTTTCGCAGCCTTCGTTGTGGCCGGTACCATGTGGTACGGCAACGCAGCTACCCCGATCGAACTGTTTGGCCCCACCCGCTATCAGTGGGATAAGGGATACTTCCAGCAGGAGATCGATCGTCGTGTTCAAACCAGTCTGGCGGATGGCGCATCTCTGGCAGAAGCCTATTCGGCAATTCCTGAAAAGCTTGCCTTCTATGACTACGTTGGGAATAGCCCTGCCAAGGGGGGTCTGTTCCGGACTGGTGCGATGAATAATGGTGACGGTATTGCTCAGACATGGCTGGGCCATCCTGTTTTCAAAGATAGTGAGGGCCGTGAACTCTTTGTTCGCCGCTTACCTAACTTCTTCGAGAACTTCCCCGTTGTTCTGACTGACAAAGATGGTATCGTCCGAGCTGACATTCCCTTCCGTCGGGCTGAGTCCAAATATAGCTTTGAGCAGCAGGGTGTAACGGTCAGTTTCTACGGTGGGGAGTTGAACGGTAAAGCGTTCGATGACCCAGCGACTGTGAAACAGTACGCCCGTAAAGCGTTGTTAGGCGAGCCCTTCGAATTCGATACAGAAACCCTTGGCTCTGACGGGGTATTCCGTACCAGTCCAAGAGGTTGGTTCACTTTCGGACACGCCTGCTTCGCCCTTCTGTTCTTTTTCGGCCATATCTGGCACGGTTCTCGGACCATCTTCCGGGATGTGTTTGCCGGGATTGATCCGGATCTGAGTGAAGAGCAAGTCGAGTTTGGTGTCTTCCAGAAACTGGGTGACAAGACCACTCGTAAAGAGGCTGTTTAA
- a CDS encoding 30S ribosomal protein S1, with translation MVNQELIDIGFTHEDFAALLDKYDYHFSPGDIVAGTVFSLEPRGALIDIGAKTAAYIPIQEMSINRIDNPEEVLQSNETREFFILTDENEDGQLTLSIRRIEYMRAWERVRQLQAEDATVRSSVFATNRGGALVRIEGLRGFIPGSHISTRKPKEDLVGEELPLKFLEVDEDRNRLVLSHRRALVERKMNRLEVGEVVIGTVRGIKPYGAFIDIGGVSGLLHISEISHDHIDTPHSVFNVNDEVKVMIIDLDAERGRISLSTKQLEPEPGDMVKNPQVVYDKAEEMAARYRDQVLSKQQQPVAEESPVGEDVEILEEAPSAIDEE, from the coding sequence ATGGTCAATCAGGAATTAATCGATATCGGCTTTACCCACGAAGATTTTGCGGCCCTACTGGATAAGTATGACTACCACTTTAGTCCTGGCGATATTGTTGCCGGTACAGTGTTCAGCCTCGAGCCGAGAGGTGCTCTGATTGACATTGGTGCTAAAACGGCAGCCTATATTCCCATCCAGGAAATGTCCATCAACCGGATCGACAATCCGGAGGAAGTGCTGCAATCCAACGAAACCCGCGAATTCTTTATCCTGACCGATGAGAATGAAGACGGCCAATTGACCCTTTCTATCCGGCGCATTGAGTACATGAGGGCCTGGGAAAGGGTACGGCAGTTGCAGGCCGAAGATGCAACGGTCCGTTCCAGTGTTTTTGCCACCAATCGAGGCGGAGCTTTGGTCAGAATCGAAGGGCTGCGTGGGTTTATTCCTGGCTCCCACATTAGTACCCGCAAACCCAAAGAAGATCTCGTTGGGGAAGAACTGCCCCTCAAGTTCCTTGAGGTCGATGAAGATCGGAACCGGCTGGTTCTGAGTCACCGTCGGGCCCTCGTTGAACGCAAGATGAATCGACTGGAAGTTGGAGAAGTCGTTATCGGTACGGTACGGGGCATTAAACCTTATGGTGCCTTCATCGATATCGGCGGTGTCAGCGGCTTGCTTCACATTTCCGAAATTTCCCACGATCATATCGACACCCCTCACAGTGTGTTCAATGTCAATGATGAAGTCAAAGTCATGATTATTGATCTGGATGCTGAGCGGGGCCGAATTTCCCTTTCCACCAAGCAGTTGGAACCGGAACCGGGCGATATGGTCAAGAATCCCCAGGTGGTCTACGACAAAGCAGAAGAGATGGCGGCCCGCTATCGCGATCAGGTGCTGTCCAAACAGCAACAGCCTGTCGCTGAAGAAAGTCCGGTGGGAGAGGATGTTGAAATCCTGGAAGAGGCTCCTTCTGCGATCGATGAAGAATAA
- the proS gene encoding proline--tRNA ligase codes for MRLSQMLFVTLREVPAEAEIPSHKLLLRAGYIRRIASGVYAYLPLMWRVLQKVSQIVRQEMNAAGAQECLLPQLQPAELWQESGRWDTYTKAEGIMFALKDRQEREMGLGPTHEEVITTIARDMVRSYRQLPINLYQIQTKFRDEIRPRFGLMRGREFIMKDAYSFDMDEAGMKQNYEKMNRAYHNIFRRSGLAFRAVEADSGAIGGSGSQEFMVLADAGEDEVLYTEDGQYSANVEKAISLAPDATPSPFTTYEKRETPGTDTIDKMCQFLQCSPTHVVKNVLYQAVYDNGMAVLVLICIRGDQEVNEVKLQNELVKLAGQYQGKTVLSLKVADAESQKQWAAKPLPLGYIAPDLSDKYIQAGKNLAAKFLRLVDKTAVDLQNFATGADEAGYHVVGANWGQAFKLPSLVVDVRKARPGDRAIHNPTQTLQSARGIEVGHIFQLGTKYSRALNATYTSEQGEELPLVMGCYGIGVSRLAQSAVEQSYDKDGIIWPVAIAPYQVIVVIPNITDAAQVKAAEQIYTDLNQAGIETLLDDRDERPGVKFKDADLIGIPFRVVTGRSLQAGKVEVVRRATREAQEIPLTELTAILQQWIIDAATL; via the coding sequence ATGCGGCTGTCTCAGATGCTGTTTGTCACCCTGCGGGAAGTTCCGGCAGAAGCGGAAATTCCCAGCCATAAATTACTGCTGCGGGCCGGGTACATTCGGCGCATTGCCAGTGGGGTCTATGCCTATCTGCCGCTGATGTGGCGGGTGCTGCAAAAGGTATCCCAGATTGTGCGGCAGGAAATGAACGCAGCCGGGGCCCAGGAATGTCTCCTGCCCCAACTCCAGCCCGCAGAACTGTGGCAGGAGTCGGGCCGCTGGGATACCTACACCAAGGCTGAGGGGATTATGTTCGCCCTGAAGGACCGGCAGGAGCGGGAGATGGGACTCGGCCCCACCCATGAAGAGGTGATTACCACGATCGCCCGGGACATGGTGCGCTCCTATCGCCAGCTTCCGATTAACCTGTACCAGATTCAGACCAAGTTTCGGGATGAGATCCGGCCCCGGTTTGGGCTGATGCGGGGGCGGGAGTTCATTATGAAGGATGCCTACTCCTTTGATATGGATGAGGCCGGGATGAAACAGAACTACGAGAAAATGAACCGGGCCTACCACAACATTTTTCGGCGTTCGGGTCTGGCTTTTCGAGCTGTGGAAGCAGATTCGGGGGCGATCGGGGGTTCTGGCTCTCAGGAGTTCATGGTCCTGGCTGATGCGGGTGAGGATGAGGTGCTGTACACCGAAGACGGCCAGTACTCGGCCAATGTGGAGAAGGCCATTTCCCTCGCTCCCGATGCCACTCCTTCTCCTTTCACTACTTACGAGAAGCGGGAGACACCGGGGACAGACACGATCGATAAGATGTGCCAGTTTCTCCAATGCTCCCCCACCCATGTGGTTAAGAATGTCCTCTACCAGGCGGTGTATGACAACGGCATGGCTGTGCTAGTTCTGATCTGTATTCGGGGCGATCAGGAGGTCAACGAGGTCAAACTGCAAAATGAACTGGTCAAACTAGCCGGACAGTACCAGGGAAAAACCGTTCTGTCGCTGAAGGTGGCGGATGCAGAATCCCAGAAGCAATGGGCCGCGAAACCCCTGCCTCTGGGCTATATTGCCCCAGACCTGAGTGACAAGTACATCCAGGCAGGTAAAAACCTAGCCGCAAAGTTCCTGCGGTTAGTGGATAAAACCGCAGTGGACCTGCAGAATTTTGCTACGGGAGCCGATGAGGCTGGATATCACGTCGTCGGGGCCAACTGGGGTCAGGCGTTCAAACTACCCTCCCTGGTGGTGGATGTACGGAAAGCAAGACCGGGCGATCGGGCCATCCACAATCCCACTCAAACCTTGCAGAGTGCGAGGGGGATTGAGGTGGGCCACATCTTCCAGTTAGGCACCAAATATTCCAGGGCGCTGAACGCTACCTACACCAGTGAACAAGGGGAAGAATTGCCCCTGGTAATGGGCTGCTATGGAATTGGGGTGTCCCGCTTGGCCCAGTCGGCAGTGGAACAGTCCTACGACAAGGACGGGATTATCTGGCCGGTGGCGATCGCGCCTTACCAGGTGATTGTTGTCATCCCCAACATTACGGATGCGGCCCAAGTGAAAGCCGCTGAGCAGATCTATACGGACCTGAATCAGGCTGGAATTGAAACCCTGTTGGACGATCGGGATGAGCGTCCGGGGGTCAAATTTAAAGATGCCGACCTGATCGGGATTCCTTTCCGGGTGGTGACGGGCCGATCGCTCCAGGCTGGGAAGGTCGAGGTGGTGCGTCGAGCCACCCGGGAAGCCCAGGAAATTCCCTTGACGGAGTTGACCGCCATCCTGCAACAGTGGATCATTGATGCCGCAACCCTTTAA
- a CDS encoding ArsA family ATPase, which translates to MDCFAPLHLAMFSGKGGVGKTTLSCGLARSWARQFPEQKILLLSTDPAHSLGDVLQQGVTDTASPLADLPNLEVRALDASKLLSAFKQRYGAVLECLVERGSFVQGEDLTQVWDLDWPGLDELMGILEIQRLLLEQMADRIVVDMAPSGHTLNLFGLMDFLEGFLGALDLFQEKHRSLSLTFSGQYNPDAADAFLAQMRSELTMGRQLLQDKAHTACLVVAIAEPMSLLESERFLTALEQLQIPVGGLFINRILQPESLERLSTSDLDRYSEQQDLLEKFLHLTPYPVFVIPQQAQEPVGPVALDETFNEIQRLTEAEAVLSPPVVWPQRVPPGLTDLIEAGRRLVLVGGKGGVGKTTVAAAIAWEMATRHPDRQVRVISIDPAHSLGDAFGHPLGHDPVALTPNLTGQEIDANTVLDQFRQDYLWELADMMSGESSEQTGPIQLAYGPAAWRQIIAQALPGVDEMLSLLTVMDLLDCQDQDLIILDTAPTGHLLRFLEMPTAISDWLAWIFKLWLKYRDVLGNTDLMGRLRTLRQGVLQAQKQLQNPQCTEFILVVQAQSPIIAEGQRLSAALQTMGMAQQVLIHNYFQPDRPIGPDAFPGIVRVHLPPLPRSVAPLARIQGAGPLLFETFHP; encoded by the coding sequence ATGGATTGCTTTGCCCCCCTGCATCTGGCTATGTTTAGCGGCAAAGGTGGGGTTGGAAAAACCACCCTCTCCTGTGGCTTGGCTCGTTCCTGGGCCAGACAGTTCCCGGAGCAGAAGATTCTACTGCTTTCCACTGATCCAGCCCATTCTCTGGGCGATGTACTTCAGCAAGGAGTGACGGATACAGCCAGCCCCCTGGCCGATCTGCCGAACCTGGAGGTCAGGGCTCTGGATGCCAGTAAATTGCTGAGTGCTTTCAAGCAGCGCTATGGAGCGGTGTTAGAGTGCCTGGTCGAACGGGGTAGCTTCGTCCAGGGGGAAGATCTAACTCAGGTCTGGGATCTGGACTGGCCCGGTTTAGATGAATTGATGGGCATTCTGGAGATTCAACGCCTGTTGCTGGAGCAGATGGCCGATCGGATTGTGGTGGATATGGCTCCCAGTGGCCATACCCTGAATCTATTCGGCCTGATGGACTTTCTGGAAGGGTTCCTGGGAGCCCTCGATTTATTCCAGGAAAAGCATCGCTCCCTCAGTCTGACTTTTTCTGGCCAGTACAACCCTGATGCCGCCGATGCCTTTCTGGCCCAGATGCGATCGGAATTAACCATGGGCCGTCAGTTGTTGCAGGATAAGGCCCACACCGCCTGTCTGGTGGTGGCGATCGCCGAGCCCATGAGTCTGCTGGAAAGCGAACGCTTTTTGACCGCCCTTGAACAACTCCAGATTCCAGTTGGGGGGCTCTTCATCAATCGGATTCTGCAGCCAGAATCCCTGGAACGGCTTTCGACTTCTGATCTCGATCGGTACAGTGAACAGCAGGACCTTCTAGAAAAATTTCTGCACCTGACCCCCTATCCAGTCTTTGTCATCCCGCAGCAGGCACAGGAACCTGTTGGACCTGTCGCCCTGGATGAAACATTTAACGAAATTCAGAGATTAACGGAAGCTGAAGCAGTTCTCTCACCCCCTGTGGTCTGGCCTCAGCGGGTGCCACCGGGTCTGACTGATTTGATTGAGGCCGGTCGCCGCCTGGTGCTAGTCGGTGGCAAGGGTGGGGTCGGCAAAACAACTGTCGCCGCTGCCATCGCCTGGGAAATGGCGACCCGCCACCCTGATCGTCAGGTCCGGGTGATCTCGATCGACCCAGCCCATTCCCTGGGAGATGCTTTCGGACACCCCCTGGGACATGACCCGGTGGCCCTCACCCCTAATCTCACTGGACAGGAAATTGATGCGAACACCGTTCTGGACCAGTTTCGGCAGGATTATCTGTGGGAACTGGCCGATATGATGAGCGGGGAATCCTCCGAGCAGACGGGCCCGATCCAGCTCGCCTATGGCCCTGCTGCCTGGCGGCAGATCATTGCCCAGGCCCTGCCCGGTGTGGATGAAATGTTATCTCTGCTGACGGTGATGGATTTATTGGACTGTCAGGACCAGGATCTGATCATCCTGGACACCGCGCCCACAGGTCATCTCTTACGGTTCCTGGAGATGCCAACCGCAATCAGTGACTGGCTGGCTTGGATTTTCAAACTCTGGCTCAAATATCGGGACGTTTTAGGAAATACAGATTTGATGGGCCGCCTGCGCACTCTGCGGCAGGGAGTTCTGCAAGCCCAGAAACAACTACAAAATCCCCAATGCACCGAGTTTATCCTGGTGGTACAGGCCCAGTCTCCCATTATTGCCGAGGGCCAACGCCTCTCAGCCGCCCTTCAAACCATGGGCATGGCCCAACAGGTCTTGATTCATAATTACTTTCAGCCCGATCGGCCCATTGGGCCAGATGCCTTTCCAGGTATAGTTCGGGTCCATCTCCCTCCCTTGCCGCGATCGGTGGCTCCCCTGGCCCGGATCCAGGGAGCAGGTCCCCTCCTGTTTGAAACGTTCCATCCCTGA
- a CDS encoding L-threonylcarbamoyladenylate synthase, with the protein MAITYTLHPETPQRRTVEQIRDALQDGAVMLYPTDTVYAIGCSLTSKSAIERVRQIKQLSNDKPLTFLCPSLSNIAHYAQVTDPAYRLMKRLIPGPYTFLLPATKLVPKLVMSPKRRTTGIRVPDHPVCLALLQALENPIISTSARPVPEEDEMDDLDLAVPIVVDRAELFDRLEKLVDIMVDDGSEPTFQVSTILDMTGDEPVVVRRGQGWEALTERYIN; encoded by the coding sequence ATGGCGATTACTTACACTCTTCATCCCGAGACACCTCAGAGGCGCACTGTAGAGCAAATTCGGGATGCCCTGCAAGATGGGGCGGTGATGCTCTATCCCACTGATACAGTCTACGCGATCGGCTGTAGCCTCACCTCCAAATCGGCGATCGAACGGGTCCGCCAGATTAAACAACTTTCTAATGATAAGCCGCTGACCTTTTTGTGCCCCTCGCTGTCGAACATTGCCCACTATGCCCAGGTCACGGACCCGGCTTACCGCCTGATGAAACGGCTGATTCCGGGGCCTTACACCTTTCTGTTGCCCGCCACCAAGCTGGTTCCGAAGCTAGTCATGAGTCCGAAGCGGCGGACCACCGGGATCCGAGTCCCCGATCATCCCGTCTGTCTGGCCCTGCTGCAAGCCCTGGAAAATCCCATCATTTCGACCTCGGCCCGTCCAGTTCCCGAAGAGGATGAAATGGATGACCTGGATCTCGCTGTACCGATCGTGGTGGATCGAGCCGAACTGTTTGATCGCCTGGAAAAACTGGTTGACATTATGGTGGATGATGGTTCTGAGCCGACTTTTCAAGTTTCAACGATCCTGGATATGACTGGGGATGAACCGGTGGTTGTGCGTCGAGGTCAGGGTTGGGAAGCCCTGACGGAACGCTATATAAATTAA
- the larC gene encoding nickel pincer cofactor biosynthesis protein LarC codes for MKLAYLDCPTGIAGDMCLGALVHAGVPLDYLQEKLSLLGIGDEFQLRAELKHHNGQQATKVHVDLLLSHAEHQPTEEGVDTHPTFHHYQAATVTLTTTQSTPGQKHPPHSHHEHAHQHREAYASSHSHSHSHSHSPADPPIEPLSHRDQAHPRHLPEIEQMIRAAGLPTQAEAWSLAVFQNLARAEGSVHGLASDQVHFHEVGATDAIVDIVGTCLGLDWLGIDRLYCAPLPTGGGTIRAAHGRLPVPTPAVLKLLELFQVPVYSNGIERELVTPTGAAIATTLATAFGPPPPMTLQRVGLGAGNRQLEMPNILRLWLGEEYVGTVRPSALQADLNPPPQSEQAGAMQETVAVLETQIDDLNPQAIGYVFEALRTAGALDVFTQAIGMKKSRPGILLTVICHPAKVGACEAILFRETSTLGIRQSLQTRRILERELQSVPTAYGSVRVKVAWSGPDRTILCNVQPEYEDCAQIAMAHNLPWREVHRQALAAWYGQHSV; via the coding sequence ATGAAACTTGCGTATTTGGACTGTCCGACCGGCATTGCTGGTGATATGTGTTTGGGGGCACTGGTCCATGCAGGGGTTCCCCTGGACTATCTGCAGGAAAAACTCAGCCTCCTCGGGATTGGTGACGAATTTCAGCTCCGGGCTGAATTAAAGCATCACAACGGCCAACAGGCCACCAAAGTTCATGTTGACCTGCTGTTGAGTCATGCTGAACACCAGCCTACCGAAGAAGGCGTCGATACTCATCCCACGTTTCATCATTATCAGGCTGCGACTGTCACCCTGACTACTACGCAGAGCACACCTGGCCAGAAACATCCGCCGCATTCCCATCACGAGCACGCTCACCAGCACCGTGAGGCTTATGCCAGCAGCCACAGTCACAGTCACAGTCACAGTCACAGTCCTGCCGATCCACCGATCGAACCCCTGAGCCATAGGGATCAGGCCCACCCCCGTCACCTGCCAGAAATTGAGCAGATGATCCGGGCGGCAGGTTTGCCTACCCAGGCCGAAGCCTGGAGCCTGGCCGTGTTCCAGAATCTAGCCCGGGCCGAGGGATCTGTACATGGGCTGGCATCGGATCAGGTGCACTTCCATGAGGTCGGTGCCACCGATGCCATCGTGGATATTGTCGGCACCTGTCTGGGATTGGATTGGCTGGGCATCGATCGCCTCTACTGCGCCCCACTCCCCACTGGGGGCGGCACTATTCGGGCAGCCCACGGTCGTCTACCAGTTCCCACACCTGCCGTCCTGAAACTACTGGAACTGTTCCAGGTTCCCGTTTACAGTAACGGAATCGAGCGGGAACTGGTGACCCCCACGGGAGCCGCGATCGCCACCACCCTGGCCACGGCCTTTGGGCCACCCCCCCCCATGACCCTGCAACGGGTGGGTCTGGGGGCAGGCAATCGGCAATTGGAGATGCCCAATATTTTGCGCCTGTGGCTGGGAGAAGAGTATGTCGGAACCGTTAGACCATCTGCTCTCCAGGCTGACCTCAATCCTCCGCCCCAATCAGAACAGGCAGGGGCCATGCAAGAGACCGTGGCTGTTCTGGAGACTCAAATTGACGACCTCAATCCCCAGGCGATCGGCTATGTCTTTGAAGCCCTCCGGACAGCCGGGGCTCTGGATGTGTTCACCCAGGCGATCGGCATGAAGAAATCCCGCCCAGGGATTTTGCTGACCGTCATTTGTCATCCGGCCAAAGTAGGCGCTTGCGAGGCCATCCTGTTCAGGGAAACCAGTACCCTGGGAATTCGCCAGTCCCTCCAGACCCGCAGGATTTTGGAGCGGGAACTGCAATCGGTGCCAACGGCCTACGGTTCCGTGCGGGTAAAAGTGGCCTGGAGCGGTCCTGACCGCACAATCCTCTGTAATGTCCAGCCAGAGTATGAAGACTGTGCCCAGATTGCCATGGCCCATAACCTGCCCTGGCGCGAGGTGCACCGACAGGCCCTGGCTGCCTGGTATGGGCAGCATTCAGTGTGA
- a CDS encoding photosystem II reaction center protein T, translated as MESVAYILILTLALGVLFFAIAFREPPRIGK; from the coding sequence ATGGAAAGTGTTGCTTATATCTTGATTCTGACTCTGGCTCTGGGCGTTCTCTTCTTCGCGATCGCCTTCCGTGAGCCCCCTCGCATTGGCAAGTAA
- the nrdR gene encoding transcriptional regulator NrdR: MLCPFCQHSENRVLESRSAEAGQSVRRRRECLKCSRRFTTYERIEFVPITVIKRDGKRESFDISKLLRGMVRACEKTGISAPQLENIVDEIEAELQQRAVREVLSTEIGELVLRHLQSLNEVAYVRFASVYRQFRGIRDFAEALSHLQNQGSRLSPEEHEPIGDPESFLSEPLTRDPSVTKA, translated from the coding sequence ATGCTTTGTCCGTTCTGTCAACATTCAGAAAATCGTGTGCTGGAATCACGCTCAGCGGAAGCAGGGCAGAGCGTGCGACGACGACGAGAGTGTTTAAAGTGCAGTCGGAGATTCACCACCTATGAACGCATAGAGTTTGTACCGATCACGGTGATTAAGCGAGATGGGAAGCGGGAATCATTCGATATCTCTAAACTGCTGCGAGGCATGGTGCGGGCCTGCGAAAAAACGGGCATCTCCGCCCCTCAGCTCGAAAACATTGTCGATGAAATTGAAGCAGAATTGCAACAACGGGCTGTTCGAGAAGTTCTAAGTACGGAAATTGGGGAGTTAGTCCTACGCCATTTACAATCTCTGAATGAAGTCGCCTACGTCAGGTTTGCCTCCGTTTATCGCCAATTTCGGGGAATTCGGGACTTTGCAGAAGCGCTGAGCCACCTGCAAAATCAGGGCAGTCGGTTATCGCCAGAGGAGCACGAGCCGATTGGCGATCCAGAATCATTCCTTTCAGAACCCTTGACCCGCGATCCTTCTGTCACCAAAGCCTAA
- a CDS encoding HetZ-related protein produces MNPQPERFPGSTSQASPSSAESPQNSDPERSEAAGRSGDFAMESQVLVRVLTEDLQTELNTSLQSSQAVIGRIALEVERICNKSDRIQTSGQIQTWQLALARHRLQKCIVYYKLGSRQGRVELHSMLSAIVYRYVAPSRAQLGFQARYTLIEDFLQGFYAESLKAFRRENQLPETYTPRTRLELAEYMAFSEQYAKRRITIPGRRSQQLIVLRVQGFANRQPQETTLDIELATQTPRGEDAELHSRSPVMQQLREQLAADAPDPTESVLRDRVISELVQYLEEQGQPECVDYLTLKLQDLSAPEIDHILGLTPRQRDYLQQRFKYHVEKFARTQQWKLVHQWLGADVDQNLGLSPRQWEIFLHQLTPEQQQLLQLKRNQASDEEIIRALKCTPKQMQKRWQQLLESAWQVRNQSPESQKA; encoded by the coding sequence ATGAATCCCCAACCAGAGCGTTTCCCAGGCTCCACCAGTCAGGCATCGCCCAGTTCGGCTGAATCCCCGCAGAATTCCGACCCAGAACGGTCAGAAGCAGCTGGACGATCGGGCGATTTTGCGATGGAGAGCCAGGTTCTGGTCAGGGTGCTGACGGAGGATCTGCAGACAGAGCTGAATACTTCCCTGCAGAGTAGTCAAGCGGTCATCGGGCGCATTGCTCTGGAAGTAGAGCGGATTTGTAACAAAAGCGATCGCATCCAGACTTCTGGACAGATCCAGACCTGGCAACTGGCCTTAGCTCGTCATCGGCTACAAAAATGCATTGTTTATTACAAGCTGGGGTCCCGTCAGGGTCGGGTTGAGCTGCACAGTATGCTCAGCGCGATCGTCTATCGCTATGTTGCCCCCAGTCGGGCTCAGTTGGGCTTTCAGGCTCGCTACACCCTGATTGAGGATTTTCTGCAGGGGTTTTATGCCGAATCCCTCAAAGCTTTTCGGCGGGAGAATCAATTACCGGAAACCTACACCCCAAGAACCCGGCTGGAACTGGCGGAATACATGGCCTTTAGTGAGCAATACGCGAAGCGACGCATCACCATACCGGGCCGACGCAGTCAACAACTGATTGTGTTGCGGGTACAGGGGTTTGCCAATCGTCAGCCCCAGGAAACCACCCTGGATATTGAACTGGCAACCCAGACCCCCAGAGGGGAAGATGCCGAACTTCACAGTCGATCGCCAGTAATGCAACAACTCCGGGAACAATTGGCAGCCGATGCTCCCGATCCCACAGAGTCGGTTTTGCGCGATCGGGTAATTTCCGAGTTAGTCCAGTATCTGGAAGAACAGGGTCAGCCGGAATGTGTGGACTACCTCACCCTGAAACTGCAAGATCTCTCGGCTCCGGAGATTGACCACATTCTTGGCCTGACTCCTCGCCAGCGAGACTATCTGCAGCAACGCTTCAAATATCACGTTGAGAAATTTGCCCGTACCCAGCAATGGAAACTGGTGCACCAGTGGTTAGGTGCGGATGTGGACCAGAATCTGGGTCTTTCTCCCCGGCAGTGGGAGATCTTTTTACACCAGCTGACGCCGGAACAGCAACAACTCCTCCAGCTCAAGCGCAACCAGGCCAGCGACGAGGAAATTATTCGGGCGCTAAAATGTACGCCCAAACAAATGCAAAAGCGCTGGCAGCAATTGCTGGAGTCGGCCTGGCAGGTTCGGAATCAAAGTCCTGAAAGTCAGAAAGCCTGA